A single Mus caroli chromosome 15, CAROLI_EIJ_v1.1, whole genome shotgun sequence DNA region contains:
- the Hnrnpa1 gene encoding heterogeneous nuclear ribonucleoprotein A1 isoform X1, translating into MRDPNTKRSRGFGFVTYATVEEVDAAMNARPHKVDGRVVEPKRAVSREDSQRPGAHLTVKKIFVGGIKEDTEEHHLRDYFEQYGKIEVIEIMTDRGSGKKRGFAFVTFDDHDSVDKIVIQKYHTVNGHNCEVRKALSKQEMASASSSQRGRSGSGNFGGGRGGGFGGNDNFGRGGNFSGRGGFGGSRGGGGYGGSGDGYNGFGNDGGYGGGGPGYSGGSRGYGSGGQGYGNQGSGYGGSGSYDSYNNGGGGGGFGGGSGSNFGGGGSYNDFGNYNNQSSNFGPMKGGNFGGRSSGPYGGGGQYFAKPRNQGGYGGSSSSSSYGSGRRF; encoded by the exons ATGAGAGATCCAAACACCAAGAGATCCAGGGGCTTTGGGTTTGTCACATATGCCACTGTGGAAGAAGTGGATGCTGCCATGAATGCAAGACCACACAAGGTGGATGGAAGAGTTGTGGAACCTAAGAGAGCTGTCTCTAGAGAA GATTCTCAGCGACCAGGTGCCCACTTAACTGTGAAAAAGATCTTTGTTGGTGGTATTaaagaagacactgaagaacaTCACCTACGAGATTATTTTGAGCAGTATGGGAAGATTGAAGTGATAGAAATTATGACTGACAGAGGCAGTGGGAAAAAGAGGGGCTTTGCTTTTGTTACCTTTGATGACCATGACTCTGTGGATAAGATTGTTA TTCAGAAATACCATACTGTGAATGGCCACAACTGTGAAGTAAGAAAGGCTCTGTCAAAGCAAGAGATGGCTAGTGCTTCATCCAGCCAGAGAG GTCGCAGTGGTTCTGGAAACTTTGGTGGTGGTCGTGGAGGCGGTTTTGGTGGCAATGACAATTTTGGTCGAGGAGGGAACTTCAGTGGTCGTG GTGGCTTTGGTGGCAGCCGTGGTGGTGGTGGATATGGTGGCAGTGGGGATGGATATAATGGATTCGGCAATGATG GTGGTTATGGAGGAGGCGGCCCTGGTTActctggaggaagcagaggctatggaagtGGTGGACAGGGTTATGGAAACCAGGGCAGTGGCTATGGCGGGAGTGGCAGCTATGACAGCTATAACAACGGAGGAGGCGGAGGCGGCTTTGGCGGTGGTAGTG GAAGCAATTTTGGAGGTGGTGGAAGCTACAATGATTTTGGCAATTACAACAATCAGTCTTCCAATTTTGGGCCGATGAAGGGAGGAAactttggaggcaggagctctggCCCTTATGGTGGTGGAGGCCAGTACTTTGCTAAACCACGGAACCAAG GTGGCTATGGCGgttccagcagcagcagtagctatGGCAGTGGCAGGAGGTTCTAA
- the Hnrnpa1 gene encoding heterogeneous nuclear ribonucleoprotein A1 isoform X2, translating into MRDPNTKRSRGFGFVTYATVEEVDAAMNARPHKVDGRVVEPKRAVSREDSQRPGAHLTVKKIFVGGIKEDTEEHHLRDYFEQYGKIEVIEIMTDRGSGKKRGFAFVTFDDHDSVDKIVIQKYHTVNGHNCEVRKALSKQEMASASSSQRGRSGSGNFGGGRGGGFGGNDNFGRGGNFSGRGGFGGSRGGGGYGGSGDGYNGFGNDGSNFGGGGSYNDFGNYNNQSSNFGPMKGGNFGGRSSGPYGGGGQYFAKPRNQGGYGGSSSSSSYGSGRRF; encoded by the exons ATGAGAGATCCAAACACCAAGAGATCCAGGGGCTTTGGGTTTGTCACATATGCCACTGTGGAAGAAGTGGATGCTGCCATGAATGCAAGACCACACAAGGTGGATGGAAGAGTTGTGGAACCTAAGAGAGCTGTCTCTAGAGAA GATTCTCAGCGACCAGGTGCCCACTTAACTGTGAAAAAGATCTTTGTTGGTGGTATTaaagaagacactgaagaacaTCACCTACGAGATTATTTTGAGCAGTATGGGAAGATTGAAGTGATAGAAATTATGACTGACAGAGGCAGTGGGAAAAAGAGGGGCTTTGCTTTTGTTACCTTTGATGACCATGACTCTGTGGATAAGATTGTTA TTCAGAAATACCATACTGTGAATGGCCACAACTGTGAAGTAAGAAAGGCTCTGTCAAAGCAAGAGATGGCTAGTGCTTCATCCAGCCAGAGAG GTCGCAGTGGTTCTGGAAACTTTGGTGGTGGTCGTGGAGGCGGTTTTGGTGGCAATGACAATTTTGGTCGAGGAGGGAACTTCAGTGGTCGTG GTGGCTTTGGTGGCAGCCGTGGTGGTGGTGGATATGGTGGCAGTGGGGATGGATATAATGGATTCGGCAATGATG GAAGCAATTTTGGAGGTGGTGGAAGCTACAATGATTTTGGCAATTACAACAATCAGTCTTCCAATTTTGGGCCGATGAAGGGAGGAAactttggaggcaggagctctggCCCTTATGGTGGTGGAGGCCAGTACTTTGCTAAACCACGGAACCAAG GTGGCTATGGCGgttccagcagcagcagtagctatGGCAGTGGCAGGAGGTTCTAA
- the Nfe2 gene encoding transcription factor NF-E2 45 kDa subunit: MPPCPPQQNRNRLSQLPVGELGEMELTWQEIMSITELQGLNVPSEPSFEPQAPTPYPGPLPPPTYCPCSIHPDAGFSLPPPSYELPASTPHVPELPYSYGNVAIPVSKPLTLSGLLNEPLPDHLALLDIGLPVGQPKPQEDPESDSGLSLNYSDAESLELEGVEAGRRRSEYVDMYPVEYPYSLMPNSLAHPNYTLPPTETPLALESSSGPVRAKPAVRGEAGSRDERRALAMKIPFPTDKIVNLPVDDFNELLAQYPLTESQLALVRDIRRRGKNKVAAQNCRKRKLETIVQLERELERLSSERERLLRARGEADRTLEVMRQQLAELYHDIFQHLRDESGNSYSPEEYVLQQAADGAIFLVPRGTKMEATD; encoded by the exons ATGCCCCCGTGTCCTCCTCAGCAGAACAGGAACAGGTTATCACAGCTGCCTGTTGGGGAGCTTGGAGAGATGGAACTGACTTGGCAAGAGATCATGTCCATTACTGAGCTGCAG gGTCTAAATGTTCCAAGTGAGCCATCTTTTGAGCCCCAAGCACCCACCCCATACCCTGGGCCACTGCCACCTCCAACATATTGCCCCTGTTCAATTCATCCAGATGCAggcttctcccttcccccaccatctTATGAGCTCCCAGCATCTACTCCCCATGTCCCAGAACTACCATACTCCTATGGTAATGTAGCTATACCAGTGTCAAAGCCACTTACCCTTTCAGGCCTGCTCAATGAGCCCCTCCCAGACCACTTAGCTCTCCTGGACATTGGGCTGCCAGTGGGGCAACCCAAGCCCCAAGAAGACCCAGAATCTGACTCAGGATTATCCCTCAACTACAGTGATGCAGAATCTCTTGAGCTAGAGGGTGTGGAGGCTGGCAGGCGGAGGAGTGAGTACGTGGACATGTACCCGGTGGAGTATCCTTACTCACTTATGCCCAATTCTTTGGCCCATCCCAACTATACTCTTCCGCCCACTGAGACACCCTTGGCCTTAGAGTCATCCTCCGGTCCAGTGCGGGCTAAGCCTGCTGTCCGTGGGGAGGCAGGGAGTCGGGACGAGCGGCGAGCCCTGGCCATGAAGATTCCTTTCCCTACGGACAAGATAGTTAACTTGCCGGTAGATGACTTTAATGAGTTGTTGGCACAGTATCCGCTTACAGAGAGCCAGCTGGCTCTAGTTCGGGACATCCGTCGACGCGGCAAGAACAAGGTGGCAGCCCAAAACTGTCGCAAGAGAAAACTGGAAACCATTGTGCAGCTGGAGCGAGAGCTGGAGCGACTGAGCAGTGAAAGGGAGCGGCTTCTCAGAGCCCGAGGGGAGGCTGACCGCACTCTGGAAGTCATGCGCCAACAGCTGGCAGAGCTGTACCATGATATTTTCCAGCATCTTCGGGATGAATCTGGCAACAGTTACTCACCAGAGGAATATGTACTGCAACAGGCTGCTGATGGGGCCATCTTTCTGGTACCCCGTGGGACCAAAATGGAGGCTACAGATTGA